The Prunus persica cultivar Lovell chromosome G7, Prunus_persica_NCBIv2, whole genome shotgun sequence genome has a segment encoding these proteins:
- the LOC18771339 gene encoding N-acylphosphatidylethanolamine synthase: MGRRIMEWAARSDYMGGIPRKMVIMAVGGLAKAAVSLLNNTTVHNADTLLRLVRSRPPGVPLVTVSNHMSTMDDPLLWGFKGFPITDAKLSRWALAAEDICFKSSMLSYFFRLGKCIPIIRGGGIYQEHMDEALERLSEGEWLHTFPEGKVSQEDAPIRRLKWGTASLIARAPVTPIVLPIVHTGFEQVMPENFYRGKRPPFPLWNKNIKIIVGEPMELDLPKMRQMAMCLSRNISHPTLGWPSTCPGGLDEAAQRCLYIAISEKIQNVMETLRTFARSFSKSKDQNLC, encoded by the exons ATGGGACGAAGAATAATGGAATGGGCAGCTCGGTCTGATTACATGGGCGGCATTCCAAGGAAGATGGTGATCATGGCGGTGGGGGGTTTGGCAAAGGCCGCCGTCTCTTTGCTCAACAACACCACTGTTCACAATGCCGATACACTCCTTCGTCTGGTTCGGTCTCGGCCTCCTGGTGTACCACTCGTCACTGTTAGCAACCACATGTCCACCATGGATGACCCTTTGTTGTGGGGTTTCAAGGGCTTTCCCATCACGGATGCGAAATTGTCTCGGTGGGCTTTGGCTGCCGAGGACATTTGTTTCAAAAGTTCAATGCTTTCTTACTTCTTCAGACTTG GGAAGTGCATACCAATTATACGGGGTGGTGGCATTTATCAAGAACACATGGACGAAGCTCTTGAGCGTTTAAGTGAAGGAGAATGG TTGCATACATTTCCAGAAGGAAAAGTGTCCCAGGAAGATGCACCTATTAGAAGATTGAAATGGGGAACTGCTAGTCTCATTGCTCGTGCTCCTGTGACCCCTATAGTTTTGCCGATTGTCCATACTGGATTTGAACAG GTGATGCCTGAGAACTTTTATCGTGGTAAAAGGCCTCCTTTTCCATTATGGAATAAGAACATTAAGATAATTGTTGGCGAGCCAATGGAACTTGACCTTCCTAAAATGAGGCAGATGGCAATGTGTCTGTCCCGTAATATTTCACATCCTACTTTAGGATGGCCAAGCACTTGCCCAGGTGGTCTGGATGAGGCAGCACAAAGATGTCTGTACATTgcaatttcagagaaaatcCAAAATGTCATGGAGACCTTGCGAACTTTTGCTAGAAGTTTTTCAAAGTCAAAAGATCAAAATCTTTGCTAG
- the LOC18769476 gene encoding protein FATTY ACID EXPORT 2, chloroplastic, with product MADLCVSQSSLVLRPKIGALHNLNTSISPAQRLQHNNLSYRGFGASSGNALLLRHASIQKLGVVSDTKSSTIFTVDSGIKDIGIEPATGGGGGGGDFGGRGGGGGGGGGDNSDDKGEGEEGPEEKREKKGMSMSQKLTLGYAALVGVGGLMGFLKSGSQKSLLAGGLSAALLFYVSTELPVRPVFASSIGLGLSAALLGVMGSRFKKSGKVFPAGVVSLVSLVMTGGYLHGILRGMH from the exons ATGGCAGACTTGTGCGTTTCTCAGTCCTCGCTTGTTCTACGCCCCAAAATTGGAGCTTTACACAACCTAAACACCTCCATTTCTCCAGCCCAACGCCTGCAACACAACAATCTCAGCTATCGGGGATTTGGGGCTTCCTCTGGTAACGCTCTTTTGTTGAGGCACGCATCAATTCAGAAGCTTGGGGTTGTCTCTGACACCAAATCTTCCACTATATTCACTGTTGACTCGGGGATCAAGGATATCGGCATCGAACCAGCTACCGGCGGCGGAGGCGGTGGTGGTGACTTTGGCGGTAGAGGCGGCGGCGGCGGAGGCGGTGGAGGTGATAATAGTGACGATAAAGGCGAGGGAGAGGAGGGAccggaagagaagagagagaagaaagggaTGTCAATGTCTCAGAAACTAACTCTAGGATATGCTGCTCTTGTTGGAG TGGGTGGCCTCATGGGCTTCTTGAAGAGTGGCAGCCAGAAGTCACTGTTGGCAGGGGGATTATCAGCGGCCTTACTCTTTTATGTTTCTACTGAGCTTCCCGTAAGACCGGTTTTTGCATCATCTATTGGGCTTG GGTTGTCTGCTGCCCTTCTGGGGGTGATGGGCTCTCGCTTCAAGAAGTCAGGGAAGGTATTTCCAGCCGGCGTTGTATCTCTTGTGTCACTTGTAATGACCGGTGGCTACTTACATGGAATTCTACGTGGTATGCACTGA
- the LOC18769568 gene encoding protein TIFY 3B → MEEKSQAGDVKNTPEMEEKVVGQSQPMKTEEEAAKEKDPSSSHDLPNNSNTTRKIMPAQLTIFYAGSVSVFDAVTAEKVRELMLIAAADAANKTADVKNGGTSGPPSPLVCTGSSSLQNSAPGSPVVQPYPDQKSSICKLQAEFPIARRHSLQRFLEKRRDRLVSKNPYPTSPATQLDDDAKINLSNNASPGLGCFKQSAMVKEEMQPSSATAYPA, encoded by the exons atggaagaaaaatctCAAGCTGGTGATGTGAAGAATACCCCAGAGATGGAGGAAAAGGTGGTTGGCCAAAGCCAGCCTATGAAAACAGAGGAAGAAGCAGCTAAAGAAAAGGACCCATCTTCTTCCCATGATCTGCCCAACAACAGCAACACCACCAG AAAGATCATGCCGGCTCAGCTTACCATCTTCTATGCTGGGAGTGTTAGCGTCTTTGATGCAGTTACTGCAGAAAAG GTTCGTGAACTTATGCTTATTGCAGCAGCTGATGCTGCAAATAAGACTGCTGATGTTAAGAATGGTGGGACAAGCGGTCCACCAAGTCCACTAGTTTGTACAGGGTCATCTTCGCTGCAAAACTCTGCTCCTGGTTCACCAGTGGTCCAGCCCTACCCTGATCAGAAGAGTTCCATTTGCAAACTGCAAGCTG AATTTCCCATAGCAAGGAGACACTCTCTTCAGCGCTTCCTGGAGAAGCGACGGGACAG GTTGGTCAGCAAGAATCCATATCCTACTTCACCCGCAACACAGCTGGATGACGATGCTAAAATTAACCTCAGCAATAATGCCTCTCCAGGTTTGGGTTGCTTCAAACAATCTGCCATGGTGAAGGAGGAAATGCAACCAAGTTCTGCTACTGCCTACCCAGCTTGA
- the LOC18771731 gene encoding hepatocyte growth factor-regulated tyrosine kinase substrate, which yields MEPPPFQEAPRCDVCKCSFNAFRRRHHCRSCGRTLCHEHSSNQLALPQFGIYSTVRVCSDCFNDSSRSTKGDVSSDRVDAVTATVSRLDIGADVDLKAEPTVEYQPVSAISECKCGMPLCICEAPAPSVDAVPQQSKTVSTSVPRSNPRPKKTETTLKTNASTSNSKHSSVFNLGQANSGTSDKSQMDYEVTGEGMREAIKNSDVAAVKKLLSEGVDGNYHDKQGLSVLHLAAVFNQTEIVFALMDSGASLDYKNAQGETPLDCAPATLQYKMRQKMEEDRRA from the exons ATGGAGCCTCCTCCTTTCCAAGAAGCACCACGCTGCGACGTCTGCAAATGCAGCTTCAATGCTTTCAGGCGACGG CATCATTGCCGATCTTGTGGCCGGACGTTGTGCCATGAACATTCGTCAAACCAACTG GCTCTACCACAGTTCGGCATTTATTCAACCGTTAGAGTTTGCAGTGATTGTTTCAATGACTCCTCTCG ATCTACCAAAGGTGATGTATCTTCGGACAGAGTTGATGCTGTAACAGCTACAGTTTCTAGATTGGACATTGGTGCAGATGTAGATTTAAAGGCTGAACCAACTGTAGAGTATCAACCTGTGTCAGCCATTTCAGAATGCAAGTGTGGAATGCCTTTATGTATTTGTGAAGCTCCAGCTCCATCCGTGGATGCGGTTCCCCAGCAG AGCAAAACCGTATCCACCTCTGTCCCTCGATCGAATCCAAGaccaaaaaagacagaaaccACTTTAAAAACCAATGCTTCCACTTCGAACAGCAAACATAG TTCTGTCTTCAATCTTGGTCAAGCGAACAGCGGAACTTCTGATAAAAGCCAGATGGATTATGAAGTCACTGGGGAG GGTATGAGAGAAGCTATAAAGAATAGTGATGTTGCTGCTGTCAAGAAGCTTCTGAGTGAG GGTGTTGATGGCAATTACCATGACAAGCAAGGACTTTCTGTGCTACATTTA GCAGCAGTCTTTAATCAAACTGAGATAGTTTTTGCCCTGATGGACTCTGGAGCAAGCCTGGACTACAAGAATGCACAGG GGGAAACACCATTGGACTGTGCTCCTGCCACTCTCCAATACAAGATGCGACAGAAGATGGAAGAAGATAGAAGAGCATGA
- the LOC18769478 gene encoding probable E3 ubiquitin-protein ligase XERICO, giving the protein MVCSLLAYAPMGLFEEDSSSSGLIVSHVLYKAAFVIALMRWVLYWALRLRQRLLSSSSSSSSFVSDHGYNFLEVEHGELQNYPPVPSSCASSSTQLIRDCLVQTTFEEITNRQGSYRASSSGCDTCAVCLSQLEMEDQVRELRNCSHVFHTECIDRWLEYHDHHHDDNHRTCPLCRTPLLTSSQIQSLSWDHRSSQPSWAVERLLYLFGDDLLL; this is encoded by the coding sequence ATGGTCTGCTCATTGCTTGCATATGCTCCAATGGGTTTGTTTGAAGAAGACTCGTCCTCATCAGGCTTGATCGTGAGCCATGTTTTATACAAAGCAGCTTTTGTAATTGCCTTAATGAGATGGGTTTTGTACTGGGCTCTCAGACTCAGACAAAGActcttatcttcttcttcctcctcctcctcctttgtTTCTGACCATGGCTACAATTTCCTGGAGGTAGAGCATGGTGAATTACAAAACTACCCTCCTGTGCCTTCCTCTTgcgcttcttcttcaacccaGTTGATCAGAGACTGCCTTGTGCAGACCACCTTTGAAGAAATTACCAACAGACAAGGAAGCTACAGAGCCAGCAGCAGTGGCTGTGACACGTGTGCTGTGTGCTTGAGCCAGCTGGAGATGGAGGATCAGGTGAGGGAGCTCAGGAACTGCAGCCACGTGTTCCACACAGAATGCATCGACAGATGGCTAGAGTatcatgatcatcatcatgatGATAACCACAGGACTTGCCCACTCTGTAGGACCCCCTTGCTGACGTCATCCCAAATCCAGAGCTTGAGCTGGGATCACAGATCCTCCCAGCCCAGCTGGGCTGTGGAGAGACTGCTCTACCTCTTTGGGGATGACCTGCTgttgtga